A genome region from Chloroherpetonaceae bacterium includes the following:
- a CDS encoding aminotransferase class V-fold PLP-dependent enzyme: MNLTNDATCRKNQLFWRTESYRSIFPHLHHQLYLNHAAVSPLSLRVRQAIEAYLAECSEFDVENYWTRLLPTLESARQRVAAFIHAEPRNVAFVPNTSYGLNILAQGLRWKSGDRILLYDKDFPSNVYPFLNLRKHGVEIDFVSARDGQILLEDIAAKLTPRTRLVSMSYVQFLTGYRLDLAELAELCHQKGALVSIDAIQALGAMPIDFLGSGIDFLAAGAHKWAMSPMGIGIMVMTDALMADLQTPFVGWLSVKDGWNFFNYEQELLDDARRYELGTQNWMGLVGLNEAFAIFHELGAETIAEKLLTLSEYLCERLYEEGFEPAFSAARKHYSGIVSIQGLDNPSEIQKRLLSAQIEVSTREGLLRISPHFYNSIEDLEQFLAALKKFAQPRLKPV, encoded by the coding sequence ATGAACTTGACAAACGACGCAACGTGCCGCAAAAACCAACTTTTTTGGCGCACTGAATCGTATCGCTCAATTTTTCCGCATTTACACCATCAGCTTTACTTGAACCATGCGGCGGTAAGCCCGCTGTCGCTGCGGGTGCGGCAAGCGATAGAAGCGTATTTGGCAGAGTGTAGTGAGTTTGATGTGGAAAACTACTGGACGCGTCTATTGCCCACGTTGGAATCAGCTCGCCAGCGCGTCGCTGCGTTCATTCATGCTGAGCCGCGCAATGTCGCATTCGTGCCGAATACCAGTTACGGACTTAACATCTTGGCACAAGGACTGCGCTGGAAGTCTGGCGACCGCATTTTGCTCTACGACAAAGACTTTCCCTCTAACGTCTATCCTTTCCTCAATCTCAGAAAACACGGAGTTGAAATTGACTTTGTCTCAGCGCGAGATGGTCAAATTTTGCTGGAAGATATTGCGGCTAAGCTCACACCACGCACGCGTCTGGTCTCAATGAGTTATGTGCAGTTCCTAACGGGCTACCGATTGGATTTAGCCGAGCTGGCGGAGCTTTGCCATCAGAAAGGTGCACTGGTGTCAATTGATGCGATTCAAGCGCTGGGCGCAATGCCTATTGATTTTCTTGGCTCAGGCATTGACTTTCTGGCGGCTGGGGCTCACAAGTGGGCCATGTCGCCAATGGGCATTGGAATTATGGTCATGACCGATGCGCTGATGGCAGACTTGCAAACGCCATTTGTGGGCTGGCTAAGCGTAAAAGATGGGTGGAATTTTTTTAACTACGAACAGGAACTGCTGGACGATGCGCGCCGCTATGAACTTGGCACGCAAAACTGGATGGGGCTTGTGGGTTTGAATGAAGCCTTTGCCATTTTTCACGAGCTGGGTGCCGAGACGATTGCCGAGAAACTGCTCACGCTATCGGAGTATCTCTGTGAGCGGCTCTACGAAGAAGGATTTGAGCCTGCCTTCAGCGCAGCTCGCAAACACTACTCAGGCATTGTCTCAATTCAAGGCTTAGACAATCCAAGCGAAATTCAGAAGCGACTACTTTCAGCACAAATTGAAGTTTCCACGCGCGAAGGGCTTCTAAGAATTTCGCCCCATTTTTACAACTCCATTGAAGACCTTGAACAATTTCTTGCGGCGCTGAAAAAATTTGCTCAACCCAGACTCAAACCAGTATGA
- a CDS encoding DUF4835 family protein: MMRKTLLVGLWLLCVQLLYAQQPELQCEVTLNVERLQSEARVRLANFAQTVRNYMNNYRWTNSTEFETDEDRIKCQIQFVFMDANLGASPPVYSAQVFIGVTRPIYRASMTASTLRMLDGALEFAYNEQQGVLLHNELVHNPLASFLDFYANVIIGYDFDTYRKLGGTPYFEKALRIKRLAQEQSPFPRGWQFGDNGGNNRAAMIDEILDARFLKMREVLYDYHYNGLDEFYRDPNAARETILNCIKTIAEVDARFPRSLFVRRFFESKAIEITEVFRSAPQKMREELLEILRKVDPSRLQQTYEPNLAGNRP; the protein is encoded by the coding sequence ATGATGCGAAAAACGCTGCTGGTAGGTTTGTGGCTGCTTTGCGTCCAGCTGCTGTATGCACAGCAGCCTGAATTGCAGTGCGAAGTAACGCTCAATGTGGAGCGTTTGCAGTCAGAGGCACGCGTGCGACTGGCAAACTTTGCACAAACCGTGCGTAACTATATGAACAACTACCGATGGACAAACTCTACTGAGTTTGAGACCGATGAAGACCGCATCAAGTGCCAGATTCAGTTTGTATTTATGGACGCAAACTTAGGCGCTTCGCCGCCAGTCTATTCGGCGCAGGTCTTCATTGGTGTAACGCGCCCAATTTACCGCGCCTCCATGACGGCATCTACGCTGCGTATGCTCGATGGTGCGCTGGAGTTTGCCTACAATGAACAGCAAGGCGTGCTGTTGCACAATGAACTGGTGCATAATCCGCTGGCGAGTTTTCTGGACTTTTATGCAAATGTCATTATAGGCTACGACTTTGACACGTATCGCAAACTGGGGGGCACGCCATACTTTGAAAAGGCCTTGCGCATCAAGCGATTGGCGCAGGAGCAAAGTCCCTTCCCGCGAGGCTGGCAATTTGGCGACAATGGCGGCAACAACCGCGCAGCAATGATTGATGAAATCCTTGATGCACGCTTTCTCAAAATGCGTGAGGTGCTTTACGACTATCACTACAACGGTCTTGATGAATTCTACCGTGACCCAAACGCTGCGCGTGAGACCATCTTGAATTGCATCAAGACAATTGCTGAAGTTGATGCGCGCTTTCCGAGAAGTCTCTTTGTGCGCCGTTTCTTTGAATCAAAAGCAATTGAAATTACCGAAGTGTTTAGAAGTGCGCCGCAAAAAATGCGCGAAGAGCTGCTGGAAATTCTGCGTAAAGTAGACCCCTCTCGCCTGCAGCAAACATATGAACCAAACCTTGCTGGCAATCGCCCCTAA
- a CDS encoding GAF domain-containing protein, which produces MSKNTLPERIRYAGKIQLYDHVGLETSALQTGLKRMHHVYDYHSPAHSRAIIEHPNILPTADILFLADVSTAHRIRRTLAQHAKRRFAIAIIAAPEELADFPDPTELLDKSIIDILETPISANEFAILLRRVQMFFQNQERFDLLRHELTEQRNELHKLNDIGMALSSERDVTKLLEMILSICMEITGADAGSVYVVEDKPGVPADPANYFANKQLRFRHTKNFSKQVPFKEFTMPISRNSIVGAATLSGVPLNIPDVYEIPPDATYSFNRGFDMASGYRTKSMLTVPMLNRNKETIGAIQLLNKKSDPNVILSDEAATAKYVIPFDKNDEDFIYSLASQAAIALENQILFEAHRNLLEAFIRLIAEAIDRKSPYTGGHCNRVPVLTEMLAKAACESQEEPFKDFNLTDEQWYELHIAAWLHDCGKIVTPVNIMDKATKLEKIYDRIHTVKTRFEVLRRDLQIEYLKALQHPNGRSKEELEEEYQRKLRELSEEEAFLEKVNIGGEYLDDESIERIKRIGHRKLVLNGEERRLLDDDEIYNLSIRRGTLTAEERKIINDHIVITIEMLEKLPFPRNLMRVPEYAGGHHEKMDGTGYPRGLTREQMSIPARIMAIADVFEALTAVDRPYKRGKKLSEAMEIMGKMKAENHLDPDLFDLFVKSGVYRKYAEMYMSPELIDEVDEESLLRIKPISRKVKEEPVSSPATVSEPVSES; this is translated from the coding sequence ATGAGCAAAAACACACTACCTGAGCGCATTCGTTATGCTGGGAAAATTCAGCTCTATGACCATGTGGGCTTAGAGACTTCTGCCCTGCAAACAGGCTTGAAGCGAATGCATCACGTCTATGATTATCACTCGCCTGCACATAGCCGCGCTATTATTGAGCACCCTAACATTTTGCCAACCGCTGATATTCTTTTTTTAGCCGATGTCAGCACGGCGCATCGAATCCGGCGCACACTTGCTCAACACGCCAAACGCCGATTTGCCATCGCTATCATTGCTGCACCTGAGGAGCTGGCTGACTTTCCCGATCCCACTGAACTGCTGGATAAATCTATCATCGACATTTTGGAGACGCCGATTAGTGCTAACGAATTTGCGATTCTCTTGCGCCGCGTGCAGATGTTTTTCCAAAACCAAGAGCGTTTCGATCTACTGCGCCACGAGCTGACCGAGCAGCGTAATGAACTGCATAAGCTCAATGACATTGGCATGGCACTTTCCAGCGAGCGCGATGTAACCAAGTTGCTTGAGATGATTCTTTCCATCTGTATGGAAATCACGGGAGCAGATGCCGGCAGTGTCTATGTAGTTGAAGATAAGCCAGGTGTGCCTGCCGACCCTGCAAACTACTTTGCTAACAAACAACTTCGCTTCCGCCACACTAAGAATTTCTCCAAGCAAGTTCCGTTTAAGGAATTCACAATGCCAATTAGCCGCAACAGCATCGTGGGCGCTGCTACGCTCTCCGGTGTGCCGCTTAATATCCCCGATGTGTATGAAATCCCGCCCGATGCTACATACAGCTTCAATCGCGGCTTTGATATGGCCAGCGGCTATCGCACCAAATCAATGCTTACTGTGCCGATGCTCAACCGCAACAAGGAGACCATCGGCGCAATTCAATTGCTCAATAAAAAGAGCGATCCGAATGTCATCCTCTCCGACGAAGCTGCAACTGCAAAGTATGTCATTCCCTTCGATAAGAACGATGAAGATTTCATCTACTCTTTGGCATCGCAAGCGGCCATTGCGCTGGAAAATCAAATCCTTTTTGAAGCACATCGCAATCTGCTGGAAGCCTTCATTCGTCTGATTGCTGAAGCAATTGACCGCAAGTCGCCTTACACAGGCGGACATTGCAACCGCGTGCCTGTGCTTACTGAAATGCTCGCCAAGGCAGCCTGTGAATCGCAAGAAGAGCCGTTCAAGGACTTTAATCTCACTGATGAGCAGTGGTATGAACTCCACATCGCAGCGTGGCTACACGATTGTGGCAAAATTGTTACGCCCGTAAACATTATGGACAAAGCCACAAAGCTGGAGAAAATCTACGACCGCATTCACACCGTCAAAACTCGCTTCGAAGTTTTGCGCCGTGACTTGCAAATAGAGTATCTGAAAGCCTTGCAACACCCTAACGGTCGGTCAAAAGAAGAGTTAGAGGAAGAATACCAAAGAAAACTTCGCGAGCTTAGTGAAGAGGAAGCCTTCCTTGAAAAGGTCAATATCGGCGGCGAGTATCTGGACGATGAAAGCATTGAACGCATCAAACGCATCGGTCATCGCAAACTGGTGCTCAACGGTGAAGAGCGTCGACTACTTGACGATGACGAAATCTATAACCTCAGCATTCGGCGCGGCACACTGACTGCAGAGGAGCGCAAAATCATTAACGACCATATTGTCATTACGATTGAGATGCTAGAAAAATTGCCCTTCCCGCGTAACCTTATGCGCGTGCCTGAATATGCGGGCGGGCATCACGAGAAAATGGATGGCACTGGCTACCCCAGAGGTCTGACGCGCGAGCAAATGTCTATTCCAGCACGCATTATGGCCATCGCGGATGTCTTTGAAGCACTCACTGCTGTCGACCGACCCTATAAACGCGGCAAAAAACTCAGTGAAGCAATGGAGATTATGGGCAAAATGAAGGCGGAGAATCACCTTGACCCTGACTTATTTGACCTCTTTGTCAAGTCAGGCGTCTATCGCAAGTATGCAGAAATGTATATGAGCCCTGAGCTAATTGATGAAGTCGATGAAGAAAGCCTTTTGCGCATTAAGCCAATTAGCCGAAAAGTCAAAGAAGAGCCTGTCTCTTCGCCTGCCACAGTTAGCGAGCCAGTCAGTGAAAGTTGA
- a CDS encoding Rieske (2Fe-2S) protein — MYHLADEPKASSIGAVSRRAFLEMVAASGSMLACGTVLSSLLAACSSGSGGSATDAPLTGAREQLNIANVPQLQTVGGFLRRVFQGRNNNREVLIVRVAQNEFRAASVVCTHAGCNVENPQGSVVTCLCHGSRFSIAANNFGAVLNGPATSPLQTFPTSFDGTTLTITF; from the coding sequence ATGTATCACTTGGCAGATGAACCCAAGGCAAGTAGCATAGGTGCAGTGTCGCGCCGAGCGTTTCTTGAAATGGTAGCGGCGAGCGGCTCAATGCTGGCGTGCGGCACTGTGCTATCATCGCTCTTGGCTGCTTGCAGCAGTGGTTCAGGGGGCAGCGCAACCGATGCGCCACTCACGGGGGCACGTGAGCAGCTAAACATAGCAAATGTGCCACAACTGCAAACGGTTGGTGGTTTTTTGCGCCGAGTCTTTCAAGGTAGAAACAATAATCGTGAAGTCTTGATTGTTCGGGTTGCTCAGAATGAGTTTCGTGCAGCCTCTGTGGTCTGCACGCATGCTGGCTGCAATGTGGAAAACCCACAGGGCAGCGTGGTAACGTGTCTTTGCCATGGCTCGCGCTTCAGCATAGCAGCAAATAACTTTGGAGCCGTGCTGAACGGTCCAGCCACATCGCCCCTGCAAACCTTTCCAACTTCATTTGACGGCACAACGCTCACCATCACATTCTGA
- a CDS encoding YceI family protein yields the protein MASNALFVLIMTFSLSEAVRTLPKLSALKGESKLSYELVHPLHKVVATTKNFLCEIELLEETQEIQSVEFRAEVTSFDSGNSNRDAHALEVVEALLYPEVVFQSERIENQQDKLRVSGKLTFHGVTQPINFTARKRIVGSKLVVEGETEISLTAFKVERPALFFVKVEDALKISFEIAFALT from the coding sequence ATGGCTTCAAACGCACTCTTTGTCTTGATAATGACATTTTCACTGTCGGAAGCGGTGCGCACACTGCCTAAGCTTAGTGCGCTGAAAGGCGAATCGAAACTGAGCTATGAGCTGGTGCACCCGCTGCATAAAGTCGTAGCGACCACAAAGAACTTTCTCTGCGAGATTGAACTCTTGGAGGAGACTCAGGAGATTCAGTCCGTAGAGTTTCGCGCCGAAGTGACAAGCTTTGATAGTGGCAACTCTAACCGTGATGCCCATGCGCTGGAAGTAGTGGAAGCGCTGCTCTATCCAGAAGTCGTATTCCAAAGCGAGCGAATCGAAAATCAGCAAGACAAGCTGCGCGTCAGTGGGAAGCTAACCTTTCATGGCGTTACGCAGCCAATTAACTTTACGGCAAGAAAGAGAATCGTCGGCTCAAAGCTGGTGGTAGAGGGCGAGACAGAAATTAGCCTGACGGCATTTAAGGTTGAGCGACCAGCACTCTTTTTTGTGAAAGTGGAAGATGCTCTGAAAATCTCTTTTGAGATTGCATTTGCATTGACCTAA
- a CDS encoding type II toxin-antitoxin system HicB family antitoxin — translation MQKYVILIERTKEGYLAFSPDLEGCTALGETPEEAKRNMHHAIQAHLYWLAKDGLPIPKPRYKSSYVKVPV, via the coding sequence ATGCAAAAGTATGTGATTCTCATTGAGCGCACAAAGGAAGGCTATCTGGCTTTCTCACCTGATTTAGAGGGGTGCACAGCGCTGGGCGAGACACCCGAAGAAGCCAAGCGCAATATGCATCACGCCATTCAGGCACATCTATACTGGCTAGCAAAAGATGGCTTGCCGATTCCAAAGCCACGCTACAAATCCAGTTACGTAAAAGTGCCAGTGTGA
- a CDS encoding pyridoxal phosphate-dependent aminotransferase translates to MHADTLLTLDTDRFLSRRTKRVQESATLQITTRAMKLKAEGKDVVSLSAGEPDFPTPDFVCRAAVEAIQAGFTRYTSVVGIPELRRAIAEKLWRDNALRYSPDEICVSVGGKQAIMNTILALIDSGDEVIIPAPYWVSFPEMVKIADGVPVIVPTTLEQGFKLTPAQLDAALTPRTKMLILNTPSNPTGAMYSEADIRALMQVIEGRDIFVLSDEMYERLTYGEIEHFSPARLDTMRERVIVSNALSKSHSMTGWRVGYVAAPKWIIDAVAKLQSQMSSHTSSISQKAAVAALTGDQTVVARMRDEFRKRRDFLYRELSQIDGIRLSLPEGAFYLFPSVEGLLGKTFAGITLHSSVDVAEFLLEQHLVATVPGDAFGAPGYLRLSYAASMTELQKAAQRIKQAFQR, encoded by the coding sequence ATGCACGCTGATACACTTCTGACACTGGACACCGACCGATTTCTTTCTCGGCGCACAAAGCGCGTGCAAGAATCGGCGACGCTGCAAATCACGACGCGCGCAATGAAGCTGAAAGCCGAAGGCAAAGACGTCGTGAGTCTATCGGCTGGTGAGCCTGACTTCCCTACGCCTGACTTTGTTTGCCGAGCCGCAGTAGAAGCGATTCAAGCTGGCTTTACACGCTACACCAGCGTCGTTGGAATCCCTGAACTGCGACGTGCAATTGCAGAAAAGCTTTGGCGTGACAATGCGCTCCGCTATTCTCCTGACGAAATCTGCGTGAGCGTAGGCGGCAAGCAAGCGATTATGAACACGATTTTGGCACTGATTGATAGCGGTGATGAAGTCATTATTCCAGCCCCTTATTGGGTGAGTTTTCCTGAGATGGTCAAAATTGCAGACGGCGTGCCTGTTATCGTGCCGACCACATTGGAACAAGGCTTCAAGCTCACGCCTGCGCAACTTGACGCCGCCCTTACCCCTCGCACCAAAATGCTTATTCTCAACACGCCCTCTAATCCAACTGGTGCCATGTATTCCGAAGCGGACATTCGAGCGCTTATGCAAGTCATTGAGGGACGCGATATTTTTGTGCTTTCCGATGAGATGTATGAGCGGCTCACTTACGGCGAAATTGAACACTTCTCGCCTGCGCGCCTTGACACAATGCGAGAGAGAGTCATTGTGAGCAACGCGCTCTCAAAGTCGCACTCTATGACAGGCTGGCGCGTTGGCTATGTGGCTGCGCCTAAGTGGATTATTGACGCTGTAGCGAAACTTCAATCTCAGATGAGTTCGCACACCTCCTCCATTTCGCAGAAAGCCGCAGTGGCGGCGCTAACAGGCGACCAGACTGTTGTAGCTCGAATGCGTGACGAGTTCAGAAAGCGCCGTGATTTCCTCTACCGCGAACTTTCACAGATTGATGGCATTCGCCTTAGCTTACCTGAAGGGGCGTTTTACCTTTTCCCATCGGTTGAGGGCTTGCTGGGTAAAACCTTCGCTGGCATCACGCTTCATTCATCAGTAGATGTTGCAGAGTTTCTTTTGGAGCAGCATTTGGTTGCAACCGTGCCGGGCGACGCGTTTGGTGCGCCGGGCTATCTGCGGCTCTCCTATGCTGCCTCTATGACCGAGCTGCAAAAAGCTGCTCAACGCATCAAGCAGGCATTTCAAAGGTAA
- the trpD gene encoding anthranilate phosphoribosyltransferase, with product MTPREAVITLLSGSDLSASDMRSVVNAVMQGDVPDAVIAALLVLLRQKGETIEEIYGAVQAVMENVDRVELDPQAIDTAGTGGDAAGTFNISTMAAIVACSAGAKVAKHGNRSVSSKCGSADVLETIGLKIELPKEKTIELFHKTGFAFLYAPLYHKAMKRVASVRRDLGVRTIFNMLGPLVNPAGILRQVIGVYDRELTAMFAQVLRQQGAEHCMVVHGGTKEGLALDEPSVCGPTFVSELKNGTISNYTVHPEDFGFKRRSLEELQGGTVQENAQLIWQILDGTASEAKRDAVIYAGGFAIYVSGVVDSLERGIAQARFELESGRAKQTLERILAAHREVASALSPA from the coding sequence ATGACACCTCGAGAAGCGGTTATTACGCTGCTTTCTGGTTCAGACCTTTCGGCTAGCGATATGCGAAGCGTCGTAAATGCCGTAATGCAAGGTGATGTGCCAGATGCCGTGATTGCAGCGCTCTTGGTTTTGCTACGCCAGAAGGGTGAAACAATTGAGGAAATCTACGGCGCCGTGCAAGCCGTGATGGAAAATGTCGACCGAGTTGAACTCGATCCGCAAGCCATTGATACGGCTGGCACAGGTGGTGATGCAGCAGGTACATTTAACATCTCTACAATGGCAGCGATTGTAGCGTGCAGTGCGGGGGCAAAAGTAGCTAAGCACGGTAATCGTTCAGTCTCAAGCAAATGTGGCAGCGCCGATGTGCTGGAGACCATCGGGCTGAAAATTGAGCTGCCCAAAGAAAAGACGATTGAACTCTTTCATAAAACGGGATTTGCATTTCTTTATGCGCCGCTTTACCACAAAGCAATGAAACGCGTGGCAAGCGTGCGCCGAGATTTGGGGGTTCGCACGATTTTCAATATGCTGGGACCGCTGGTTAATCCAGCAGGGATTTTGCGTCAAGTAATAGGCGTCTATGACCGTGAGCTAACGGCGATGTTTGCACAAGTGCTGCGTCAACAAGGGGCAGAGCATTGTATGGTGGTGCACGGCGGCACCAAAGAAGGCTTAGCACTTGATGAGCCGAGCGTTTGCGGACCGACATTCGTCTCGGAACTTAAAAATGGCACGATTTCTAACTACACCGTGCACCCTGAGGATTTTGGCTTTAAGCGTCGCTCACTTGAGGAATTGCAAGGCGGCACGGTGCAAGAAAACGCACAGCTCATCTGGCAAATTCTCGATGGCACAGCCTCAGAAGCGAAGCGTGATGCGGTGATTTATGCGGGTGGCTTTGCGATTTATGTGAGCGGCGTAGTTGACTCGCTGGAGCGCGGCATTGCACAAGCGCGTTTTGAGCTTGAGAGCGGTCGTGCTAAACAAACGCTGGAACGTATCTTGGCGGCGCATCGTGAAGTGGCAAGTGCTCTGTCGCCCGCTTGA
- a CDS encoding phosphoribosylanthranilate isomerase: MRRLCARIPSKKCIFPAAYFGRTLSIYQQQARMKVKICGITSLEDAEIALAAGADALGFVFYPRSPRRISVREAKRIIQSLPVFVEKVGVFVDGSPDEIDETCRSLKLTLAQLSGDVFTSGVVRRFRIPVMRAFRVNESFNACVAYNFLKRSKTTTVLLDTYDAKLHGGTGRCIDREKAKGLVKEISEFGYVVLAGGLTPSNVAETIEAVRPFGVDVASGVEKEAGKKDPEKVRAFVENAKAAFQRLETQSAQR, from the coding sequence ATGCGTCGCCTTTGCGCACGGATTCCTTCAAAAAAGTGTATTTTTCCTGCAGCCTACTTTGGTCGCACATTGAGCATCTATCAGCAGCAAGCTCGAATGAAAGTAAAAATCTGTGGCATCACCAGCTTGGAAGATGCAGAAATTGCCCTTGCGGCTGGCGCTGATGCGTTGGGCTTTGTTTTCTACCCAAGAAGTCCAAGACGCATCTCTGTGCGTGAGGCAAAACGCATCATCCAGAGTCTTCCTGTTTTTGTGGAAAAAGTGGGTGTGTTTGTTGATGGCTCACCTGATGAAATTGATGAGACATGCCGCTCTTTGAAACTCACGCTAGCGCAACTTTCGGGTGATGTGTTTACTTCTGGTGTGGTGCGGCGTTTCCGCATCCCTGTTATGCGGGCTTTTCGCGTGAATGAGTCGTTCAACGCTTGTGTGGCGTATAATTTTCTCAAGCGTTCAAAGACCACCACCGTGCTTTTGGACACCTACGATGCCAAACTTCATGGCGGCACAGGTCGCTGCATTGATAGGGAAAAAGCCAAAGGGCTCGTTAAGGAAATTTCAGAATTTGGCTATGTTGTGCTGGCTGGTGGTCTTACACCTTCGAATGTGGCAGAGACCATTGAGGCTGTCCGCCCTTTCGGCGTCGATGTGGCCAGCGGTGTTGAGAAAGAAGCTGGCAAGAAAGACCCTGAGAAGGTTCGAGCCTTTGTAGAGAACGCCAAGGCGGCATTTCAGAGGCTTGAAACGCAGTCGGCGCAGAGATAA
- a CDS encoding amino acid permease, translated as MANPLFTTKSIPQLLKDAGLGGDSEVLTLKRTLGATNLVALGIGAIIGAGLFSLTGLAAANNAGPAVTLSFVVGAIGCAFAGLCYAEFASMIPVAGSAYTYSYATMGQFIAWIIGWDLVLEYAVGAATVSISWSQYLVKLLATYNIYLPAELTCSPWETAKQADGTVVSGILNLPAVFIVVVLSLLLVKGTKESAFVNALIVILKVSVVLIFIGLGWAYINPANHTPYIPENTTGEFGHFGISGIFRGAAVVFFAFIGFDAVSTAAQEAKNPQRDMPIGILGSLFICTVLYVLFSHVMTGIAHYTEFKGSAAPVAIAIAKTPYSWLGQAIIIAILAGYSSVILVMLLGQSRVFFSMSKDRLLPKIFSELHPKFRTPYKSNLLFMVFVSLFAAFVPVQVVGEMTSIGTLFAFVLVCIGVMVMRKTQPDAPRAFKTPLVPLVPIFGILTCLAMMFSLPGDTWLRLIVWLVIGLGIYFFYGLKNSQLPESASEPVTSPASASTNS; from the coding sequence GTGGCAAATCCACTTTTTACAACCAAATCCATTCCGCAACTGCTGAAAGATGCTGGATTGGGCGGCGACAGTGAAGTGCTTACGCTGAAGCGCACACTCGGCGCAACCAATCTTGTGGCACTTGGTATCGGTGCAATTATTGGCGCAGGGCTTTTCTCCCTCACGGGTCTTGCTGCTGCCAACAACGCGGGACCTGCGGTTACACTTTCATTTGTGGTTGGTGCTATCGGCTGCGCTTTTGCAGGGCTTTGCTACGCCGAGTTTGCCTCTATGATTCCTGTTGCAGGCAGTGCCTATACCTACTCCTACGCCACAATGGGACAATTTATCGCTTGGATTATCGGCTGGGATCTGGTGCTTGAATATGCTGTTGGCGCTGCCACTGTCTCTATTAGCTGGTCGCAATACTTGGTAAAGCTCTTAGCCACCTACAACATCTACTTGCCTGCTGAGCTGACTTGCTCCCCGTGGGAAACGGCTAAGCAAGCCGATGGCACTGTAGTCTCTGGCATCTTGAACTTGCCCGCAGTGTTTATCGTCGTTGTGCTCTCACTTCTGCTTGTCAAAGGCACAAAAGAGTCCGCCTTTGTTAATGCCCTTATTGTGATTTTGAAAGTCTCCGTCGTGCTCATTTTTATTGGGCTGGGCTGGGCTTACATTAATCCTGCTAATCACACGCCTTACATTCCCGAGAATACCACAGGTGAATTTGGACATTTTGGCATCAGTGGCATTTTCAGAGGCGCAGCGGTCGTCTTCTTTGCGTTCATCGGTTTTGATGCGGTTTCTACAGCGGCTCAAGAAGCTAAAAACCCACAGCGCGATATGCCTATTGGTATTTTGGGCTCACTCTTTATCTGCACAGTTCTCTATGTGCTTTTTTCACATGTGATGACGGGCATAGCGCATTACACTGAGTTCAAAGGCAGTGCCGCACCTGTTGCTATCGCAATTGCCAAAACGCCGTATAGCTGGCTCGGTCAGGCTATCATTATCGCCATTCTTGCTGGCTATTCATCGGTCATTTTGGTGATGCTGCTTGGACAATCACGCGTCTTTTTCTCAATGTCAAAAGATCGGCTTTTGCCGAAAATTTTCTCGGAACTGCACCCAAAGTTCCGCACGCCGTATAAGTCCAATTTGCTCTTTATGGTGTTTGTGAGCCTTTTTGCAGCGTTTGTGCCTGTGCAAGTTGTAGGCGAGATGACGAGCATCGGCACGCTCTTTGCCTTTGTGCTGGTTTGCATTGGCGTGATGGTCATGCGTAAAACGCAGCCTGATGCACCGCGCGCATTTAAGACTCCCCTTGTGCCACTTGTTCCAATTTTTGGCATTCTTACTTGCCTTGCAATGATGTTTTCACTGCCCGGCGACACTTGGCTACGCCTAATCGTCTGGCTAGTGATTGGGCTTGGGATTTACTTCTTCTACGGCCTGAAGAATAGTCAATTGCCAGAATCAGCCAGTGAGCCTGTTACCAGCCCTGCATCAGCTTCAACCAATTCATAG